From the genome of Tenericutes bacterium MZ-XQ:
ACTCTTGCAGTGTCTTTAACACTTTCTTTTTTGCCCATTTGTGATCCAGTAGGCCCTAAATAAGTCGTTTGCATCCCTAGATCATATGCGCCTACTTCAAATGCACATCTTGTTCTCGTTGAATCCTTTTGGAAAAGTAAAACAATATTTTTACCTTCTAAATAACGATGAGGTATGCCTTGCTTTTTCTCTTCCTTAAGCCTTTTTGCTAGATTAATCAAATACTGAATTTCATCAGTCGTATAATCGAGCAGTGTTAATAAACTTCTTCCTTTTAAATTCATGTTATGTTCTCCCTATATATTTTCTTGGTACCCTATATGATATATTGGTACACACTTCATAAACAATAGTCTTTTGTTTTTGTGCTACTTCATCAGTTGAAATCATACCTCCAAATAGTATGACTTCATCTCCAACTTGAACTGTATCATCAACTTTTACAAACATTGCATCCATACAGATAATCCCAACAATTGGATATCTTTTATGGTTAATCTCAACATCATTCTTTTTATTGCTTCTCAACCATCCATCAGCATAACCAATCGGTATAACAGCAATGTACTCATCTTTTTTAGCTTCATATGAAGCACCATAGCCGACTTTATCATGTGCTTTTATATGCTTCATTTCTGCAACTTGACTATGTAATGACATCACAGGTATAAGATTAGGTTTTGGCTCATCTAATGATAAACCGTATAACGATATGCCTAATCTGATATGTGTCGTAAAATCATAATCCTTTTCATATTTTATACCCGATGAAGAATTGGATATATGAATCATCGGTGGTTTATGTTTTATATCTTTAAAAATGTCTTTGAAATGATTGAGTTGCATGAGATAATAATCATAGTTCTCATTTGCAGTCGCAAAATGTGTATAAATACCTTCTAGATGTAAACTTTCATGTGTTGTAATATCATTAATCGCTTTAAGGACTTGTTCTTTATCTTCCAAACCATATCGATGCATACCTGTATCAATTTTCAAATGAATGTTTAATATACATTTTGTCTTTAAGACAGCCTTTAAAATATGTTCATCATAAATCGTAATATCGACATGGTACTTTTCAGCAACTTTAAACTGATCCTCAAGAATAGGTCCCATCATAATGATTTTGACATGATGATTGATGTTTCTAAGTTCGATTGCTTCTTCCAAGAGTGATACAGCAAATACACGAACACCTTTCTTGATTAAGTGTTCCATAATTTTTATCGCACCGTGACCATAAGCATTGGCTTTGATCACAGGGATAATCTCTTTATTAGGATTTAGTTTTTGGACGTAATCAACATTATGATCAAGAGCATTTAAATCAATTTGAGCATATGTTGGTCTATAGATATCAGACATAGACTTTCTCCACATAGGGTGATGTCATTAAACTTAATATGCCCCCATATTTAAGTTTAAACTGAATCACATCACCAATTTGATAGATACCATCAATAATATGTACAATTAAATGATCGCTACTACTTCCTACAATTTCTATACCTTTTGGAGGTATTAAATCATCATGCTTAACATCTTGTCTACCAATTGATAAGATAGCTCTTTTCATCATACCAACATCCTTGTAAGTTTGAATTTGACCAAACGCATCAAAACCAAGTTCTCCTTCAGGATATGAGGGTTTTTCCTTAATTTCTAAAATTTCAGTTTCTAAGGTAATCACATCTTCATATAAATGATCGATACGTTTTTGATATGCAGTTTCTCTACCGACAATCATTGCTTCTCCGATGCGAAGATTATTGATAAAATTAGGCATGTTACCTTCTATGAGCATTGGTATTGAAGATGAATTCCCACCAGAGATTAAATGAAGTTTCATGTCAAATGCATGTTCAATTTGATCTTTAATTGTCTTTAGTTTTTGATACGTTTCAATAGAAGGAATCACACTACCATAGCATGTTAAATTAGTACCTATGCCATATAGTTCTACATGTTGAAGTGCTAAAATTTCTTTAATGTCATCTAATTTAAAAGATTGATAATAAATGCCTTCTCTTAAATCCCCTAAATCATACATGAGTATTATTTTGTGTCTTTTTCTCATTTTCCCAGAGATTTCATCTATTTTTTTAATGACTTCAAGTTCAGAATGAAGTGACATATCTGTAAATTTAACAACAAGTGATGCTTCAGATAAAGCAGGAATTCTTAAATAAACTTTGGGTTTTATTGTCTTGATATGCATCAAATTATCTAGTTTAGAATCTGCAATAAAATCAACTTGAGATTGATCAAGTACAGATACTAACTTATCATCGGCACAATAAACTTTTGAAACCCCCATAATGGATATGCCTTGTTTATGACATAAGCCTGTGATAAATGAGACGTTATAAGCATATTTTTTTGGATCAATTAAGACTCTAGGATACATCTTTATCCTCCTTAATGTTAAACATATCACGTAGCATTTGTTTAACCTCTTCTCTGTAGTTTAAAGAAAGTACACCAAGTGAAGAAAACAAATACTTTTGGTCCTTATAAATTTTAACATGATGGTTTGGTACCAGTTTGGTAACAGATTGTTCTAAGTAGTTTCTAATAAACGGTTCAATCCCATCATGGTATAAACAAGCTCCACCTGTTAAGAAGATTGCTTGAACTTGAGAAGCGTCTTTACCATCAGGTATGACTTTCATACCATTGGTTGTAAAAACACGCTTTAAATCGCCAACATGACGGTCTAGTGCTTTTTCGACACAGACTTCTGTTAAAAGGTCGATCAGTTGTTTACCTTGATCAGTTTCTGGAATATAAGATGCTTCTTTTAAGATTCTTAAAATACTTTCTTCTTCCATATGCATGGTTTGATTTATTTTTGTTTTTCTTGATTGGGCGTAAACAAGGTTTCTATTAATGTATACACCTAAATCGCCTTCAACTGTTCGCTTAAATAAAGGTTCACCATCATGATATTTTTGATATATTTGATTGGGTTCACAAACTGAATGGACATCTGTGGTTGCCCCACCAACATCTATTGTCATTACACCTTTGATTAAATCATTTAATAAAAGCGTCGTTTCCATAACTGATCCAGGTGTAGGGATAATATGTCCATTGATCATGTCATTAATTTTGTGCATACCCTTTGCATGAACAATGTTCTCTTCAAAAGTCTCATATATTGCTTTTCTTAAAGGTAAAATATTAAAGTCATCTACTCTTGGATATACATTTTCAACAATCCTTAAATGCATAATATTTAATGCTTTGATTCGATCATGATTTTGAATATTCCCACTATAAATCATTGGTATATTTAAATCTTTTAATTTTAAGAGATTTTGATAAGCAACTTCTTTTTCGCCATAATCTGTACCTCCAGCAACAACAATAATATTAGGATGTATCGCTTTAATCTTTTCGATATCACTATCCTCTATAAGATTCGCTGTCACTAAGTGAATGTTTGCACCTGCATTTAGGGCAGCTTGTTTTGCAGCTTTTGCTGTCATTTCATAGACAAGACCATGAACAGTCATTTTTAGTCCCCCAGCTGCTGATGAGGTTGCAAACATCTCTTGATAATCAATGTCATTAACATTTAAGTTTATTTTTAGGTTTTCAATTGCTTTTTTTAAACCAATGGTGACATCAGTCTCAACAGTTGTTCTAGAATAACCCTTGCCTAAAAATCCAAGTGGTTCCTGGAATAGGTTAAATGCATTAACAATCGTTGTTGTCGATCCAATTTCTGCAACTAAAACATCAACTTTCATAAATCTTTTTGTGTTGTTTCACAATGAAAGAAGCAACATCAATTCCTTTCGTACCTCTACCAAAACCTTGATCCATGCCATATGATTTTGCGAGTTCTGGAGTCACTTGTGTACCACCAGCGATTAATATCAATTTATCTCTAACACCTTTTTCAATCGCATAATCATTTAATTTTTGCATATTCTTGTAGTGAATATCATCATGTGAGATGATGAGTGAAATCATGACACAACTTGCATCGATTTCAATAGCCGCATCAATAAATTTTTCGATTGGAACACTTGTGCCTAAGTATGTATAATGAATGCCATATTTTTCAATACCACCATGTTTGATATCCAAGATTTCTCTCATACCAACACTGTGTTCATCATTTCCACCTGTGCCAGCAACAATTTTTAAATCATGCTTTTTTACATAAGCCAAGATTTCTTCCTCTGGTAAATTTTCTTCTTTTTTGAGAATTTTTAATTCATTGATGTCAATATCAATATCAAAGACACCTTTGAATTGAACTCTCGTACCTTCACTAGGATGAAGAACTTCGACATGTATAACTTCCACATTGGTTAAATTCATTTTTTTACCTACTTCTAAAGCCGCTGCCTCGGCAGTATCTTTATCTGTTGGAAAAAATAAATCAACTGTTACCACACCATCACCCAACCACTGAACTTCTGGTTTTATAAGATGAGTGTCTCTATAATTTTTTGTTTGATCCATGCGGATATTCACATTATCTTCTTCATCAAGTTCGTCAATAAACTGGATTTTTTCAGGTTTCTCAAAAGTTGATCCATTGATTAATGATTCTGGATGTTTGCTTATACCGTATTGCTCGATATTATTGAATCCATAATGAGCTGACACTGGAGCCATATAGTCCTTAGCACGTTTATATGTTGTATCACTACCAATACCACCATTAACTTCTCGTTTAATACCGTCACCCATGCGTTCTGGATATAGTCCACTATCGACAAACATACCAGCCTCAACAGCTTTGAAATAACCACCTAATTCGATGATTTCTTCCATCATTAAAATTGCTCGTTCTTCTAGTTCACGTTTAGTTTTAAAAAGTTCTCCATCTGTTTTAAATGTTAACATGCTCATTAAATCGTCCATACCAATCATGGCTTGCTTAGCAGTATCTAAAGCTTCAATGTTAAACATATGCCACGGCACATTACGTCCTTCATCAGGAGTAATCGTTGATTGTATATCTGCAGAAGTTAGTTTAGAAATCAATAGATTTAAGACATGTGTCACTGTAGCTTCTCTTGTTGACGAATCCATATATTTTGTATTCATTTGTGCACGCATTTTATAATTGCTAAAAAACTCACGCAGTGCAAGTGCATAAGGTAGATTAAGTTTAATGTCTGGACTTGGTGGTGCAGCTGGTGGAACCGTTGATAGACAAATCAAATCTGGTTTGATCCCTACACGTTCGCTAAATCTTGAATTAATACCATGTTGCACAAGAAGTTCAGGCATCACTTTCCAAGCATCTCTAGCTGTTGCATTTGCATTATGTGCACCATCGATTTGTGCAAGTTCTCCAAAAGCCATAATTTTTTTAGATTCTGCTGCATCCACAAAACTTCTAATCATGTTAATGTTGCGATATAACACATTATATTGTGGGTCTTGATGTGCACCATTGACACCTTCTTCAGTAAACATGACTGCGATTTCAGGACCAGCAACTCCTGATACATATGAATGATAATTAATCGGTCTACCGACTTCTTCTTCAATGATATCTAAAGCTTTTCTTTGAGCTCTAACTTGTTTTCTAGTGATAGGAACTCCACCAACCCCTTGAGGAGTACCTTCAAGAAGTCCGTCCATATGTGATTGTCCAGCAGTTCTAATGACCATCATATGATCAGCACCATGATAAGCAGCCATACGCATACGTCTAATATCATCTTCGAACCTACCTGAAGCAATTTCTGTTGTAATCGTTGATTGAGGTTGTGGATCAATATGATTTAAATGTCTTGCACTTGGTAACGATACATAATTTTTTAGTGAATCACTGACATCTTGATAGAAAAAAGGTCCTATGTTTTGAGGTTTGTGTTCTCTCCATACCCAACCTTTTCTTTTGGGTCTATAATTTTCTAAATCACTTAGTATGTTTTTTATATCAAGTTTTTCATTAGGCTTTAGCATGTTTAAAATCCTCCTTGATATCATCTAGATTATGTGTTTCAAGTAGTTTCAACCCAGCTTCTCTCATATTTAGTTGATGTTTTTGGGCATACTTATAAACAACATGTCCAGCACCATGTTCAATTAAATTATTCTCCAAAATCAAATCGACGATTGCTTTTGCTTCAATCGAAGAAAATCCCATACGAAGTAGTACGCTTCGTTCAATTGAAGGTGATGTGTGTGTATAAGCTAAATCTAAAATTGGATCAATCATTTCATCTAATAATTTATAAAAATAAGTTTTCAAGTCTTGATCCGACATGTCTTTTAGGTGTTTTCGTCTTTGTTCAAAATCATCTTTTCTAGCTTTCATTGATCTTTCCCACCATTTCTATAATTGTTTGTTGATTGACTCTAAGTTCATCTTCTAAATACTTAAGTTCAGTCATACTAAACTCGTGGTTTTTATATCTTTTGAGATATGACATTTTTAATTGATTCATATCTAATGATTTATGTTTGATTAAACTTCCGGATGTAGGGAATACAAGATTTTTTCCGGGTTTTTCATCAAGTGGATGACCAAATGTTAATGTAATCCCTTGTGACTTAGCAAACGCAATTTGACTATTAAAATGTTTGCCTGCTCCAGTATATTCACTTTCTTGCACAACGATAATGAAATCTTCTGGAAGTTCTTGAGCCATTGAAAATGCTGCAGCTAAGCTTGTATTACCTGCAGGTCCTCTTTCCATACCCTCTAAAAGGGATAAAGCTTCAGTCATAAAGAAAACTGCACCTTGATTGACTAAAACATACTCGTCCATATATCTCAGTGGTCTTGCAGCACTTCTAGGTACATCAGATCGGTCAGGGTATGTTGCAAAAGGGATACCAAATCCTGTGTGACCTGTTGTAAATGATTTTAAGTTAAAATCATGATCACTTGCCATATGTAAGCCTGTTAAATCAACACTCGCACCAACGATTCTTGTGTGATTGGCACCATGATATTTAAGACCTCTTGCAGTGCCTGTTAAATTCCCACCACCAGCGTTAGTTGCAATCACGACTTCCGGATACTTGCCTTCTTTTCTTAACATTTCTTCAGCAATTTCATATCCTAGTGTTTCTATGCCTTTAACTCCATATGGGGAATAAAGTGAAGCATTGAAATATCCTGTTTCTTCTAAAATAAGCAAAAACTCATAAAAAAGTTCTGGTCCTACAGATAACTGAATAACTTCTGCACCATATGCCTCACATGCTCTAGCTTTTTCTACAATTTCTGGTTGATTCTTTTCATTAGAGTCAAAGACTTCTTGAACAATAATGCATTTCAACTTTAATCTAGCAGCCATCGCTGCTACTGCGGCACCATAGTTTCCACTTGTTGCTGCCACAACACCTTTATATCCTAATTTTTTTGCATGATATACACTAATTGCTGCTCTTCTTGCTTTAAAAGAACCACTTAAATTAAGTGCTTCATCCTTTAAAAAGATACGCGCTCCAAATCCCTTTTTTGCGAATTTTCTAGCGTATTCAGTTATATTTTTAAGTTCAACTAAAGGCGTTTGTCCTACATGATTTTCAATTTGAATCTTTTGAACTTCCTCAAAAGTATAACCAGCATCATTCATCATTTTTTCATAATCAAATGCAATACCCTCAAGTTCAAACTGCTCATAATCCAATTGTAGTGAAGATTTCATAATTGCTTGTCTTTTAGACATCATCATCTCATAATCTGTCATCTTGTTTCCTCCAAAATGATCGATTTCATCACATCAATTTCATCAACATGATCTCCAAATGAGTGTGTGTAGGATGGATTAACCTCAATCAAGATACCCTCAACTTTTCTTTTGGTTGTTGTTTCTATTTCAACCAAGTCATTAAGATTTGCATCCTCTAATAAGAAGCCTTTTATTTTCATCATATAATCTTTTGTCTTTGTATCTTCAGGAAGATTGTTTGATCTTTCATTATGCTTTAAAACAATTTTTTTAACCATGACATATGTGCCTTTTTGGATCATCATATTCCTCCTATCAAACGAGTTCCTCTTCAATCATATCTCTCATATCACCAAGGATTGCTCTTGGGATTGGTAAATCTAACATTGTTTTTAAACCTGGTCTAGCATTGATGACATGTGGAATCATATTGACACAAATCGCAATTGTTCCTAAGCCACCTTCAATTTCAGGTGTAATCGCCATATGGATATCAGGAGAACCATAAATATCGATATAATCTCCAGTATGAACACCTTCAAGATTTGGTTCGATTTGTTGAGGATGATCCATATTTAAGAATTGATCATCACCCATATATCCTTGAGCGGTCATATTGATACCTGCCAATGTGCCTTTCTTCGCAAATCCATATTTTGATTTTCTATCTACAGTAGTAATAATCGGTTTCATTTGTTGTTCGAATCTTGTTGGATGAATACCTAAACCTTTAAAAATCATATGTACACTTTGATTAAAACCAACATGACCTGCTAAATCATTGTTTTCAATACGTTCATGATACTTTTCAAGTGTATCTCCAACACCTTGTTCATCCATGACTGCAGGTCCAAAAGGACTCAAACTATTGACACGTTTTACATCAATATGACTAACATCTTTCATTGTACCAGTAAGTGCAAGGACCAAAAAATCCATAACAAACCCTGGATTAATTCCAGTACCTAATATGGTGACACCATGCTTCTTAGCTAACTCATCCATTTCTTCTGATAATGCTTTATGTGATTGATATGGATAAGCCATCTCTTCAGCTGTGGTGAT
Proteins encoded in this window:
- a CDS encoding LuxR family transcriptional regulator codes for the protein MLKPNEKLDIKNILSDLENYRPKRKGWVWREHKPQNIGPFFYQDVSDSLKNYVSLPSARHLNHIDPQPQSTITTEIASGRFEDDIRRMRMAAYHGADHMMVIRTAGQSHMDGLLEGTPQGVGGVPITRKQVRAQRKALDIIEEEVGRPINYHSYVSGVAGPEIAVMFTEEGVNGAHQDPQYNVLYRNINMIRSFVDAAESKKIMAFGELAQIDGAHNANATARDAWKVMPELLVQHGINSRFSERVGIKPDLICLSTVPPAAPPSPDIKLNLPYALALREFFSNYKMRAQMNTKYMDSSTREATVTHVLNLLISKLTSADIQSTITPDEGRNVPWHMFNIEALDTAKQAMIGMDDLMSMLTFKTDGELFKTKRELEERAILMMEEIIELGGYFKAVEAGMFVDSGLYPERMGDGIKREVNGGIGSDTTYKRAKDYMAPVSAHYGFNNIEQYGISKHPESLINGSTFEKPEKIQFIDELDEEDNVNIRMDQTKNYRDTHLIKPEVQWLGDGVVTVDLFFPTDKDTAEAAALEVGKKMNLTNVEVIHVEVLHPSEGTRVQFKGVFDIDIDINELKILKKEENLPEEEILAYVKKHDLKIVAGTGGNDEHSVGMREILDIKHGGIEKYGIHYTYLGTSVPIEKFIDAAIEIDASCVMISLIISHDDIHYKNMQKLNDYAIEKGVRDKLILIAGGTQVTPELAKSYGMDQGFGRGTKGIDVASFIVKQHKKIYES
- a CDS encoding alanine racemase codes for the protein MSDIYRPTYAQIDLNALDHNVDYVQKLNPNKEIIPVIKANAYGHGAIKIMEHLIKKGVRVFAVSLLEEAIELRNINHHVKIIMMGPILEDQFKVAEKYHVDITIYDEHILKAVLKTKCILNIHLKIDTGMHRYGLEDKEQVLKAINDITTHESLHLEGIYTHFATANENYDYYLMQLNHFKDIFKDIKHKPPMIHISNSSSGIKYEKDYDFTTHIRLGISLYGLSLDEPKPNLIPVMSLHSQVAEMKHIKAHDKVGYGASYEAKKDEYIAVIPIGYADGWLRSNKKNDVEINHKRYPIVGIICMDAMFVKVDDTVQVGDEVILFGGMISTDEVAQKQKTIVYEVCTNISYRVPRKYIGRT
- a CDS encoding dihydrodipicolinate reductase, encoding MRTVKVVIWGFGAMGQGMADMLLTKKGVEIVGVCDINPKIVGKKVNDLLESKASCDAVISNDIDHLLDEQKPDVVMLCTDSFVKGAFQKIKKVVEKKVNCITTAEEMAYPYQSHKALSEEMDELAKKHGVTILGTGINPGFVMDFLVLALTGTMKDVSHIDVKRVNSLSPFGPAVMDEQGVGDTLEKYHERIENNDLAGHVGFNQSVHMIFKGLGIHPTRFEQQMKPIITTVDRKSKYGFAKKGTLAGINMTAQGYMGDDQFLNMDHPQQIEPNLEGVHTGDYIDIYGSPDIHMAITPEIEGGLGTIAICVNMIPHVINARPGLKTMLDLPIPRAILGDMRDMIEEELV
- a CDS encoding PLP-dependent lyase/thiolase, giving the protein MTDYEMMMSKRQAIMKSSLQLDYEQFELEGIAFDYEKMMNDAGYTFEEVQKIQIENHVGQTPLVELKNITEYARKFAKKGFGARIFLKDEALNLSGSFKARRAAISVYHAKKLGYKGVVAATSGNYGAAVAAMAARLKLKCIIVQEVFDSNEKNQPEIVEKARACEAYGAEVIQLSVGPELFYEFLLILEETGYFNASLYSPYGVKGIETLGYEIAEEMLRKEGKYPEVVIATNAGGGNLTGTARGLKYHGANHTRIVGASVDLTGLHMASDHDFNLKSFTTGHTGFGIPFATYPDRSDVPRSAARPLRYMDEYVLVNQGAVFFMTEALSLLEGMERGPAGNTSLAAAFSMAQELPEDFIIVVQESEYTGAGKHFNSQIAFAKSQGITLTFGHPLDEKPGKNLVFPTSGSLIKHKSLDMNQLKMSYLKRYKNHEFSMTELKYLEDELRVNQQTIIEMVGKINES
- a CDS encoding ornithine aminomutase; protein product: MKARKDDFEQRRKHLKDMSDQDLKTYFYKLLDEMIDPILDLAYTHTSPSIERSVLLRMGFSSIEAKAIVDLILENNLIEHGAGHVVYKYAQKHQLNMREAGLKLLETHNLDDIKEDFKHAKA